In Helicobacter bilis, a genomic segment contains:
- a CDS encoding YhdP family protein, translated as MPDKENNENLACNLEASQKINDLELEDSKVFDDGGVATAPLLQVNKVNGGDESIGLDSKERDLESNVSLSSENTLRLDKEYKDLESRDLDSSISDSTILDSVSLDSNDLDSKAKALFLEENLNAHKSLENDLNLQEISLALQQRLNTQDTMHFNHIHTPYIDFSSNNHTLKQIRPSLKQPSSNENIAHSNNKDSIQTQDCNNLNIANNIPSQKENPSQTESSTKPAIYTLDDTPHDTIEKKDTKKHKKKAKKKGNPLLRLIIFFVVILSVTIIGYKILANGISFQNLKFGNIAIRNAFLQLQNKLILEIDSIDLSTLSNNENKDNTQETRPFNEILQNTIQYTQRTLYILSYFERLNIKELVLPNNHKWSIDYTDTNYRVQGALFDADFAINNNHNNIHLDINKFQLKTLPLHFEGNLNFSVPKKQLSFNLEAIKDDDNNEKIMLSGDTNFNEINVNAKSSPLNNLAIIKPFIDNIQNPKLKKTLQDWLFNNIKYDNLHLSNLAMRINLDDIGNTLLHNTQAEIIVEKPEVTLAKGVKPILAEQAVITFKDTDLKITPINATFAGMNLAQSEVLIANMPHSDVIIELHGKNVRFDSNLAKLLEHYGVVLPIMQQSLAQNTKKSKQTKTKTESKNTKKTLDSAINTTEDAVTKALQTKQTLNTEQTNTNENLYEKILELNPQTTLTNELLHNPNLTKSSTKETTSMHLQIAIRHNKKIPTHPLFSLQGIIQAQNTSLKLYDIPLQANNLNIALDITPQQKLVYINGERVKWQRLIDANVNVLLDINKQNIQANTYIHKAILNTHNLQDLRLAPNKPTIHLPSPNNENLKANNNDSKMALYTKNLYDIKKQKKINRPTPQEDPKDSIQNNIAQNSGIYLEESMPYSNTQKILKYFDDYSIQQTNMQTPNNSISSDSHKLLEDARKQQLQNKELSPEVIKSLPKQNIKDDGERAKEDDKVLKDLKNNPVWNDLKIRSKKTQPFKQLSTKELTELAKQAIKKEKDSFMLDQDFLNIKNANIHLNLSFANNKIVLDVPALSLHLESGKNLQLNIAKIENILQFSPLAQYYGITHGDFNLQTTPYPKTKQESFKRIDFTLNLTKLKHPLYTIKHERVTDLNLKGHLQDNSIVVLVNDDIDFKSQDSLSMLRMKGYRIDIDEAMQSKIPFFIDLFKDKQKDALPYSEAAILQELKLIAIKNKLRKQMNIKPTDFNIIGQDLQFSFLGYTAPFDSVNIRFIDNRIVVDGQYGKGILNASLIKDNVYVKAKNFSGDFINIILASAKGGKKMLNGGAFSLDGIYRGGILNASLELQNTALIDFKSVQNIFALIDTVPSLFMFKDPHISAKGYQVNYGKVIFAINSDYIGLQNVFLLGSSMDINGQGIIDIDTQEMNVNLNISTIKNLSKFINKIPIIGYLILGREGQISTNLILSGKYSDPKVNITLAADIIKAPFNILRRVFPVEMLVNSSKDEEEMILY; from the coding sequence ATGCCAGATAAAGAAAATAATGAAAACTTAGCTTGTAATTTAGAAGCAAGCCAAAAAATAAATGATTTAGAGTTAGAAGATTCTAAAGTATTCGATGATGGGGGTGTAGCTACTGCCCCACTACTCCAAGTCAATAAGGTAAATGGCGGTGATGAAAGCATAGGCTTAGATTCTAAAGAAAGAGATTTAGAATCTAATGTTTCCCTATCAAGTGAAAACACATTGCGTTTAGATAAAGAGTATAAAGACTTAGAATCTCGTGATTTAGATTCTAGTATATCGGATTCTACTATATTAGATTCTGTTAGTTTGGATTCTAATGATTTAGATTCCAAAGCAAAAGCCCTATTCCTAGAAGAGAATCTAAACGCACATAAATCGCTTGAAAATGATTTAAACTTGCAAGAAATAAGCCTTGCTTTGCAACAGAGATTAAACACACAAGATACAATGCACTTCAACCACATACACACACCTTATATAGATTTTTCAAGTAACAATCATACACTAAAACAAATAAGACCTTCATTAAAGCAGCCTAGTAGTAATGAAAATATAGCACACTCTAATAACAAAGATTCTATACAAACACAAGATTGCAATAATCTAAACATTGCAAACAATATTCCAAGTCAAAAAGAAAATCCTAGCCAAACAGAATCTAGCACAAAACCTGCAATATATACGCTAGATGACACCCCACATGACACCATAGAAAAAAAGGATACCAAAAAGCACAAGAAGAAGGCAAAGAAAAAAGGCAATCCACTATTAAGACTTATTATATTTTTTGTAGTGATTCTTAGCGTTACGATTATAGGCTATAAGATTCTAGCAAATGGAATCTCGTTTCAAAACCTAAAGTTTGGCAATATAGCTATACGCAATGCTTTTTTGCAACTACAAAATAAGTTAATACTAGAAATAGATTCCATTGATTTAAGCACACTTAGCAACAACGAAAATAAAGATAATACACAAGAAACAAGACCTTTTAATGAGATTTTGCAAAACACAATACAATACACACAAAGGACACTTTATATACTAAGCTATTTTGAAAGACTAAATATAAAAGAGCTTGTATTGCCAAATAATCACAAATGGAGTATTGACTACACAGATACAAATTACCGCGTACAAGGTGCTTTATTTGACGCAGATTTCGCTATCAATAATAATCACAATAATATACATTTAGACATTAATAAGTTTCAGTTAAAGACGCTGCCCTTGCATTTTGAAGGAAATCTTAATTTTTCTGTGCCAAAGAAGCAATTATCCTTTAACCTAGAGGCAATAAAAGATGATGATAATAATGAAAAAATCATGCTTTCAGGCGACACAAATTTTAATGAAATCAATGTAAATGCAAAAAGCAGCCCACTCAATAATCTAGCCATTATAAAACCATTTATAGATAATATACAAAATCCAAAGCTAAAGAAAACCTTGCAAGACTGGCTATTTAACAATATTAAATACGATAATTTGCATTTAAGCAATCTAGCTATGCGTATTAACCTAGATGATATAGGCAATACTTTACTACATAACACACAAGCAGAAATCATTGTAGAAAAGCCAGAAGTTACTCTAGCAAAAGGGGTAAAGCCAATCCTTGCAGAACAAGCGGTAATAACTTTTAAGGATACTGATTTAAAGATTACGCCAATAAATGCTACATTTGCAGGTATGAATCTAGCTCAATCAGAAGTGCTTATAGCAAATATGCCTCATAGTGATGTGATTATTGAATTGCATGGAAAAAATGTGCGATTTGATTCTAATCTTGCAAAACTTTTAGAGCATTATGGTGTTGTGCTGCCTATTATGCAGCAATCCCTCGCACAAAACACGAAAAAATCAAAACAGACAAAAACCAAAACAGAATCAAAAAATACTAAAAAAACATTAGATAGTGCGATAAATACCACAGAAGATGCTGTAACAAAAGCATTGCAAACTAAGCAAACATTAAATACAGAGCAAACAAACACAAATGAGAATCTCTATGAAAAGATTCTAGAGTTAAACCCACAAACAACACTCACAAATGAACTTTTACATAACCCAAACCTAACTAAATCAAGCACTAAAGAAACCACAAGTATGCACCTGCAAATTGCAATACGACATAATAAAAAGATTCCAACGCACCCATTATTCTCACTGCAAGGCATTATCCAAGCTCAAAATACAAGCCTAAAATTATATGATATTCCACTACAAGCCAATAATCTTAACATTGCCCTTGATATTACACCGCAACAAAAGCTTGTGTATATCAATGGCGAAAGGGTAAAATGGCAAAGGCTTATAGACGCAAATGTCAATGTCTTGCTTGATATAAATAAGCAAAATATACAAGCAAACACCTATATACATAAAGCCATATTAAATACGCATAATTTGCAGGATTTAAGGTTAGCACCAAATAAGCCGACCATACATTTACCCAGCCCAAATAATGAGAATCTTAAGGCAAATAACAATGATTCTAAAATGGCCCTATACACTAAGAATCTATACGACATAAAAAAACAAAAAAAGATAAATCGCCCTACCCCACAAGAAGACCCTAAAGATTCCATACAAAACAATATCGCACAAAATAGCGGAATCTATCTTGAAGAAAGTATGCCTTATAGTAATACTCAAAAGATTCTAAAATATTTTGATGATTATTCAATACAGCAAACAAACATGCAAACACCAAATAATAGCATAAGTAGCGACTCGCATAAACTACTAGAAGATGCAAGAAAACAGCAATTACAAAATAAAGAGCTATCACCAGAAGTGATTAAATCTCTGCCTAAACAAAATATAAAAGATGATGGAGAGAGGGCAAAAGAAGATGACAAGGTATTGAAAGATTTAAAAAACAATCCTGTATGGAATGACCTAAAAATCCGCAGTAAAAAGACCCAGCCTTTCAAGCAACTAAGCACAAAAGAACTCACAGAGTTAGCAAAACAAGCCATAAAAAAAGAAAAAGATTCATTCATGCTAGACCAAGACTTTTTAAATATAAAAAATGCAAATATTCATTTGAATCTATCTTTTGCGAATAATAAAATTGTCCTTGATGTCCCAGCTTTAAGTCTGCATTTAGAAAGTGGTAAAAACTTACAACTAAATATTGCAAAAATTGAAAATATCTTGCAGTTCTCCCCATTAGCCCAATACTATGGCATAACGCATGGGGATTTCAACTTGCAAACTACACCTTATCCAAAAACAAAGCAAGAAAGTTTTAAACGCATAGATTTTACACTCAATCTCACAAAGCTAAAACACCCTTTATACACTATCAAGCATGAACGCGTTACAGATTTGAATCTAAAAGGGCATTTGCAAGATAACTCTATCGTTGTGCTTGTAAATGATGATATTGACTTTAAAAGTCAAGATTCTCTTAGTATGTTACGCATGAAGGGCTATCGCATTGACATTGATGAAGCAATGCAATCAAAGATTCCATTCTTCATAGATTTATTTAAAGATAAGCAAAAAGACGCCCTGCCCTACTCTGAAGCAGCGATTTTGCAAGAGTTAAAATTGATTGCAATTAAGAATAAATTAAGAAAGCAAATGAATATAAAGCCAACAGATTTTAATATCATTGGGCAGGATTTGCAATTTAGCTTTTTGGGCTATACCGCACCATTTGATTCTGTAAATATCCGCTTTATTGATAATCGTATCGTAGTCGATGGACAATATGGCAAGGGTATTTTAAATGCTTCGCTTATTAAAGATAATGTATATGTAAAGGCAAAAAATTTTAGTGGAGATTTTATCAATATTATTCTAGCTTCTGCAAAAGGTGGTAAAAAAATGCTAAATGGTGGGGCATTTAGCCTTGATGGAATCTATCGCGGTGGAATCTTAAATGCTTCACTAGAGCTTCAAAATACCGCATTAATCGATTTTAAATCAGTCCAAAATATTTTCGCCCTAATCGATACAGTGCCATCTCTCTTTATGTTTAAAGACCCGCATATCTCTGCAAAAGGCTATCAGGTAAATTATGGTAAGGTGATTTTTGCGATTAATAGCGATTATATCGGCTTACAAAATGTATTTTTACTTGGTAGCTCTATGGATATAAATGGACAAGGCATTATCGATATTGATACACAAGAAATGAATGTGAATCTTAATATTTCTACGATTAAAAATCTTAGTAAATTTATCAATAAGATTCCAATCATAGGCTATTTGATATTAGGACGCGAGGGGCAAATCAGCACAAACCTTATTCTAAGTGGCAAATACTCTGACCCAAAGGTTAATATCACACTTGCTGCTGACATTATCAAAGCCCCATTTAATATTTTAAGACGCGTTTTCCCGGTTGAAATGCTAGTGAATAGCTCAAAAGATGAAGAAGAGATGATTTTGTATTAA
- the mltG gene encoding endolytic transglycosylase MltG — protein sequence MQTKGYNVSLIDAYFLRLIGRPQSGWIELPQTTLSKGKFLNALATSKAPMKNVTLIPGETNYFFLRQIAKTFDFNIDELESLYNKYAPYSDGVILANTYSLPYHANPEFIMQTLINQSLEKHKSLANDLVGYYNEKQWFQIVAKASIIQKEAANVAEMPIVSSVIDNRIAKNMPLQMDGSLNYGKYSHTRITPDRIRNDLSEFNTYKYSGIPHTPSGSVSIDAIKAAIKPAKTDYLYFMRNKNGTHDFSATYGEHLKNIKKVKN from the coding sequence TTGCAGACTAAAGGTTATAATGTAAGCTTGATTGATGCGTATTTTTTGCGACTTATTGGCAGACCACAAAGCGGCTGGATAGAATTACCACAAACGACTTTAAGCAAAGGGAAATTTCTAAATGCCCTTGCTACCTCAAAAGCCCCTATGAAAAATGTTACTTTAATACCGGGTGAGACAAACTACTTTTTTTTAAGGCAAATCGCAAAGACTTTTGACTTTAATATCGATGAGTTAGAATCTCTTTATAATAAATATGCCCCTTATAGCGATGGAGTAATACTAGCAAATACCTATAGTCTGCCCTATCATGCTAATCCCGAATTTATCATGCAAACACTCATCAATCAATCGCTTGAAAAGCATAAAAGCCTAGCAAATGATCTTGTAGGCTATTATAATGAAAAGCAATGGTTTCAAATAGTAGCAAAAGCGTCCATCATACAAAAAGAAGCAGCAAATGTTGCTGAAATGCCAATTGTCTCAAGCGTTATAGATAATCGCATTGCAAAAAATATGCCCTTGCAAATGGATGGCTCTCTCAACTATGGCAAATACTCTCATACTCGCATTACACCAGATAGGATACGCAATGATTTAAGTGAGTTTAACACCTACAAATATAGCGGGATACCACATACACCAAGCGGTAGTGTAAGCATTGATGCAATTAAAGCGGCAATAAAACCAGCAAAGACAGATTATCTCTATTTTATGCGTAATAAAAACGGCACACACGACTTTAGCGCAACCTATGGAGAACATCTCAAAAATATAAAAAAGGTAAAAAATTAA
- the sucC gene encoding ADP-forming succinate--CoA ligase subunit beta, which translates to MNIHEYQGKQVLRKYGVATPRGRVANNGYEAKAIANELGGSVWVVKAQIHAGGRGKAGGVKLAKSLDEVATLTDSMLGMTLVTHQTGPSGKKVGRVYIEEGLDIKKEFYIAVVLDRGLEMPIFIASTEGGMEIEEVAERSPEKIIKVAVDPTIGFRSFHALELALGLGLTKEQQKPFSKFAKALYEVFINEDAEQVEINPMILTGDGSFLALDAKLGFDNNALYRHSDIVAMRDFTEEEPSEIEASESNLSYVKLEGNVGCMVNGAGLAMATMDIIKYEGGQPANFLDVGGGANPTTVAKGFEIILKDKNVKAIFVNIFGGIVQCDRVANGIIEATKLTSVEVPVVVRLDGTNAEKAKEILKGAGIKNLIAAENLKDGAQKVVAAAK; encoded by the coding sequence ATGAATATACATGAGTATCAAGGAAAACAGGTTTTAAGAAAATATGGTGTAGCAACACCACGCGGTAGAGTGGCTAATAATGGCTATGAAGCAAAGGCTATTGCGAACGAGCTAGGCGGTAGCGTATGGGTTGTGAAAGCACAAATACACGCAGGCGGACGCGGTAAGGCAGGTGGTGTAAAACTTGCAAAAAGTTTAGATGAAGTGGCAACGCTTACAGATTCTATGCTTGGTATGACTTTGGTAACACACCAAACAGGACCATCAGGTAAAAAAGTGGGGCGTGTATATATCGAAGAGGGCTTAGATATTAAGAAAGAATTTTATATTGCCGTTGTGCTTGATAGAGGGCTTGAAATGCCAATTTTCATTGCTTCCACAGAAGGTGGCATGGAGATTGAAGAAGTTGCAGAGAGAAGTCCAGAAAAGATTATCAAGGTAGCAGTTGATCCTACCATAGGTTTTAGATCTTTTCATGCACTTGAATTGGCACTTGGTTTAGGACTTACAAAAGAGCAGCAAAAACCATTTAGTAAGTTTGCAAAAGCACTTTATGAAGTATTTATTAATGAAGATGCAGAGCAAGTTGAAATTAACCCTATGATTCTTACAGGTGATGGTAGCTTTTTAGCACTTGATGCAAAACTTGGATTTGATAATAACGCATTGTATCGACATAGTGATATTGTAGCTATGCGAGATTTCACAGAAGAAGAGCCTAGTGAAATCGAAGCAAGTGAAAGCAATCTTAGCTATGTAAAACTAGAGGGCAATGTAGGCTGTATGGTAAATGGAGCTGGACTTGCAATGGCTACTATGGATATTATTAAGTATGAGGGCGGACAACCTGCAAACTTCCTTGATGTAGGCGGCGGTGCAAATCCCACAACGGTTGCAAAAGGCTTTGAGATTATCTTAAAAGACAAGAATGTAAAAGCTATTTTTGTGAATATTTTTGGTGGTATCGTGCAATGCGATAGAGTTGCAAATGGAATCATTGAGGCTACAAAGCTTACAAGCGTGGAAGTGCCTGTTGTTGTGCGACTTGATGGCACAAATGCAGAAAAGGCAAAAGAGATTCTAAAAGGTGCTGGTATTAAGAATCTAATCGCAGCAGAGAACTTGAAAGATGGCGCACAAAAAGTAGTTGCAGCAGCAAAGTAA
- the sucD gene encoding succinate--CoA ligase subunit alpha has translation MSILVNKNTKVIVQGFTGKEGSFHSEQCMAYGTQIVGGVTPNKGGSEHLGKPVFNTVKEAVAKTGATVSMIFVPPAFVADAIIEAAAGGIKLAVVITEGAPTKDIMFAKMYAKKQGMDMIGPNCPGIITSDECKIGIMPGYIFKKSSTNIGLISKSGTLTYESANQLVTQGLGISTAVGIGGDPIIGLSYKQILPMFEADPETKAIVMVGEIGGSLEIDAAALIKEQIKKPVVAFISGATAPKGKRMGHAGAIVSGGKGTAAEKQEALRAAGVMVAESPAVIGETMKKLLADKGIK, from the coding sequence ATGAGTATTCTCGTAAATAAAAACACAAAGGTAATCGTTCAAGGTTTTACAGGAAAGGAAGGGAGCTTCCATAGTGAGCAGTGTATGGCTTATGGCACACAGATTGTAGGCGGTGTTACACCAAATAAGGGTGGCAGCGAACATTTAGGCAAACCTGTATTTAACACCGTTAAAGAAGCCGTAGCTAAGACTGGGGCTACTGTGAGCATGATATTTGTGCCACCAGCATTTGTTGCTGATGCGATTATTGAGGCAGCAGCAGGGGGCATTAAACTCGCAGTTGTAATTACAGAAGGTGCGCCTACAAAAGATATTATGTTTGCAAAAATGTATGCGAAAAAGCAAGGCATGGATATGATAGGACCAAATTGTCCGGGTATTATCACAAGTGATGAGTGTAAAATCGGTATTATGCCGGGCTATATTTTCAAAAAATCTAGCACGAATATTGGGCTTATCTCAAAAAGTGGGACGCTAACTTATGAGAGTGCTAATCAGCTTGTAACACAAGGTTTAGGAATCTCAACTGCAGTAGGTATTGGTGGCGACCCTATCATTGGTTTAAGCTATAAACAAATATTACCTATGTTTGAAGCAGACCCTGAAACAAAAGCGATTGTTATGGTAGGCGAGATTGGCGGTAGCTTAGAGATTGATGCTGCAGCTTTAATTAAAGAGCAGATTAAAAAGCCAGTAGTAGCATTTATCTCTGGGGCTACAGCACCAAAAGGTAAGAGAATGGGACATGCAGGTGCGATTGTAAGCGGTGGTAAAGGCACAGCCGCAGAAAAGCAAGAAGCATTGCGTGCAGCAGGTGTTATGGTAGCAGAAAGCCCAGCAGTTATTGGCGAAACAATGAAAAAGCTTTTAGCTGATAAAGGTATTAAATAG
- a CDS encoding 4Fe-4S dicluster domain-containing protein translates to MSDVLMPENTPVWVNEKRCKACDICVSRCPAGVLAMQLDAHKVLGKIVKVMYPQSCIGCMECELHCPDFAITVADRKQFKFAKTDKAAQERAEKIKANRFMAIEEGANNA, encoded by the coding sequence ATGTCAGATGTTTTAATGCCTGAAAACACACCTGTGTGGGTCAATGAAAAACGCTGCAAAGCTTGTGATATTTGCGTATCGCGATGTCCTGCCGGTGTATTAGCCATGCAGCTTGATGCACATAAAGTGTTAGGCAAGATTGTAAAAGTTATGTATCCACAAAGCTGTATTGGTTGTATGGAGTGTGAGTTGCATTGTCCAGATTTTGCTATCACTGTTGCCGATAGAAAGCAATTTAAATTTGCAAAAACAGATAAGGCTGCACAAGAGAGAGCAGAGAAAATAAAAGCAAATAGATTTATGGCGATTGAGGAGGGTGCAAACAATGCGTGA
- a CDS encoding 2-oxoglutarate synthase subunit alpha, with product MREVITGGNELVAMGAIDAGCKFYGGYPITPSSDVMHEMAHLLPHHGGNFIQMEDEISGISVALGASMSGVKAMTGSSGPGISLKAEQIGLGYMAEIPLVIVNVMRLGPSTGMPTRVGQGDVAFAKHPTHGDYKSIALAPGTLEEAYTQSVRAFNLAEEFMQPVFLLLDETLGHMYGKTQIPTLEEVQKNNKVRKQFSGDPKDYKPYGVGPDEPAVLNPFFKGYRYHITGLHHGAIGFPTENAAEGQALIDRLFNKVESRADYLSNNEELYLEDADIAIISYGSATLGIKEALHELRQTNEIKAGLFRPITIWPSPEKELKKIGERFKKILMVELNKGQYREEVERILGRRVEFMGRANGRTIAPNEVIEKLRSMK from the coding sequence ATGCGTGAGGTAATTACAGGTGGAAATGAGCTTGTTGCAATGGGTGCAATTGATGCTGGTTGTAAATTTTATGGTGGCTATCCAATCACACCAAGCTCTGATGTTATGCACGAAATGGCACATTTACTGCCCCATCATGGTGGTAATTTTATCCAAATGGAAGATGAAATCAGTGGGATCTCTGTAGCACTCGGTGCGTCTATGAGTGGTGTAAAAGCTATGACTGGAAGCTCTGGTCCGGGCATTTCTCTTAAAGCTGAGCAAATCGGTTTAGGTTATATGGCAGAGATTCCACTCGTTATTGTAAATGTTATGAGACTTGGTCCATCTACTGGTATGCCAACAAGGGTAGGGCAGGGTGATGTTGCCTTTGCAAAGCACCCAACACATGGCGATTATAAATCCATTGCATTAGCTCCCGGGACTTTAGAAGAAGCCTATACGCAAAGTGTGCGTGCGTTTAATCTCGCAGAAGAGTTTATGCAACCTGTATTCTTACTACTTGATGAGACTTTAGGACACATGTATGGTAAAACACAGATTCCAACATTAGAAGAAGTGCAAAAAAACAATAAGGTAAGAAAGCAGTTTAGTGGCGATCCAAAAGATTATAAACCTTATGGAGTAGGACCAGATGAGCCTGCGGTGCTAAATCCTTTCTTTAAAGGCTATCGCTATCATATCACAGGTTTGCATCATGGTGCGATTGGATTCCCAACAGAGAATGCTGCTGAAGGACAAGCCCTTATTGATAGATTATTCAACAAAGTAGAAAGCAGGGCGGACTATCTAAGCAATAATGAAGAGCTTTATCTAGAAGATGCAGATATTGCGATCATATCTTATGGTAGTGCTACTTTGGGTATTAAAGAAGCCTTGCATGAGTTGCGTCAAACCAATGAGATTAAAGCTGGTTTATTCCGCCCCATCACAATCTGGCCTAGCCCGGAAAAAGAGCTTAAGAAAATAGGCGAGAGATTCAAAAAAATTCTCATGGTAGAGTTAAATAAAGGGCAATATAGAGAGGAAGTCGAACGCATACTTGGGAGAAGAGTAGAATTTATGGGTCGTGCAAATGGGCGAACTATTGCACCAAATGAAGTGATTGAAAAATTGCGTTCTATGAAGTAG
- a CDS encoding 2-oxoglutarate ferredoxin oxidoreductase subunit beta, with amino-acid sequence MAFNYDEYLRVEKMPTLWCWGCGDGVILKSIIRAIDAVGWNMDDVCLVSGIGCSGRMSSYVNCNTVHTTHGRTLAYATGIKLANPDKHVIVVSGDGDSLAIGGNHTIHACRRNIDINHIIVNNFIYGLTNSQTSPTTPKGFWTVTAPGGNIDNQFDICELGAAAGATFVARESILDPKKLEKVLIEGFKHKGFSLFDINSNCHVNLGRKNKMIEATDMLKWLDSRILPKRKYDELSQEEKKGKFPTGILKHDTETEEYCEAYAAYKAKVTAKKGGH; translated from the coding sequence ATGGCTTTTAATTATGATGAATATTTACGCGTAGAAAAAATGCCAACACTTTGGTGTTGGGGCTGTGGCGATGGCGTGATTTTGAAAAGTATTATACGCGCTATTGATGCAGTGGGCTGGAATATGGACGATGTGTGTTTAGTGAGTGGGATTGGCTGTAGTGGTCGTATGAGTTCTTATGTGAATTGCAACACAGTGCATACAACACATGGCAGAACTCTAGCCTATGCGACAGGTATAAAGCTTGCAAATCCAGATAAGCATGTAATCGTAGTAAGTGGCGATGGCGATAGCTTAGCAATCGGTGGGAATCACACTATACACGCATGTCGCAGAAATATCGATATTAATCACATTATTGTGAATAACTTTATCTATGGCTTGACAAACTCACAGACTTCGCCGACAACGCCAAAAGGCTTTTGGACTGTTACAGCACCCGGAGGCAACATTGATAATCAATTTGATATTTGCGAGTTGGGTGCGGCAGCAGGGGCGACTTTTGTAGCAAGAGAGAGTATTTTAGACCCTAAAAAGCTTGAAAAAGTGCTAATTGAGGGCTTTAAACACAAAGGCTTTAGTCTCTTTGATATTAACTCAAACTGCCATGTGAATCTTGGTAGAAAAAATAAAATGATAGAGGCTACTGATATGCTTAAATGGCTTGATTCTAGAATCTTACCAAAACGCAAATATGATGAGTTAAGCCAAGAGGAAAAGAAAGGGAAATTCCCAACAGGCATTTTAAAGCATGATACAGAAACAGAAGAGTATTGTGAAGCTTATGCTGCATATAAAGCAAAAGTAACCGCTAAAAAAGGAGGACATTAA
- a CDS encoding 2-oxoacid:acceptor oxidoreductase family protein — MEHQLRFTGVGGQGVLLAGEILAEAKIRGGGYGVKASTYTSQVRGGPTKVDILLDSEEILYPYAMDGNIDFMLSVAQMSYDIYKSGIKEQGIVVLEPNLVKPTDEDRKRFRIYEIPIITIAKEEVGNVVTQSVVALAATVTFTNCVPEELVIETMLSKVPAKVADVNKKAYELGKKYALECLNK; from the coding sequence ATGGAACATCAATTACGATTTACAGGCGTTGGTGGGCAGGGTGTCCTTTTAGCAGGTGAGATTCTAGCGGAAGCTAAGATTAGAGGCGGTGGTTATGGTGTCAAAGCTTCTACTTATACAAGCCAAGTGAGAGGCGGTCCTACAAAGGTTGATATTTTACTTGATAGTGAAGAGATTCTCTATCCTTATGCAATGGATGGTAATATCGATTTTATGCTATCTGTTGCACAGATGAGTTATGATATTTATAAGTCTGGTATAAAAGAGCAGGGCATTGTAGTGTTAGAGCCAAACCTTGTAAAGCCCACTGATGAAGATAGAAAAAGATTTAGAATCTATGAGATTCCAATCATTACAATCGCAAAAGAAGAAGTAGGCAATGTAGTAACACAAAGTGTTGTAGCACTAGCTGCAACCGTTACTTTTACAAATTGTGTCCCAGAAGAGCTAGTAATTGAAACCATGCTTAGCAAAGTGCCTGCAAAAGTCGCAGATGTCAATAAAAAGGCTTATGAACTCGGCAAAAAATATGCGCTTGAATGTTTAAATAAGTAA
- a CDS encoding META domain-containing protein, whose amino-acid sequence MQKIIKTIYFFILLFIACSISGCFLFGMKGIFEGSNYQIVKLEIDNKVVLSPQELAYQAREQIQSNPNAHFTNTYDSTTQRRSSRIDDLNASFEQLRQRNQDDENDDESTPATTLANIALVATFNLDRSQDMLYGKAGCNDYTAKFFWQDSTKIVISGAASTRKPCSPKEVANFQNTLIRNLDGIYVVTKLKNRKGYVLNNGRMRIYIK is encoded by the coding sequence ATGCAAAAAATTATAAAAACGATATATTTTTTTATTCTATTGTTCATTGCGTGTAGCATTAGCGGTTGCTTTTTGTTTGGAATGAAGGGCATTTTTGAAGGGAGTAATTATCAGATTGTAAAGCTTGAAATTGATAATAAGGTTGTCCTAAGTCCGCAAGAGCTTGCCTATCAAGCAAGAGAACAAATACAAAGCAATCCAAATGCACACTTTACGAATACATATGATTCTACTACGCAAAGGCGATCAAGTAGGATTGATGATTTAAATGCAAGTTTTGAGCAATTGCGACAAAGAAATCAAGACGATGAAAATGATGATGAAAGCACACCTGCTACAACACTTGCAAATATAGCATTAGTGGCAACCTTTAATCTTGATCGCTCACAGGATATGTTGTATGGAAAGGCTGGTTGCAATGACTACACAGCAAAGTTTTTTTGGCAAGATAGCACAAAAATCGTTATTTCTGGGGCAGCAAGCACAAGAAAGCCCTGTAGCCCAAAAGAAGTAGCAAACTTTCAAAATACACTCATACGCAACCTTGATGGAATCTATGTAGTAACAAAACTAAAAAATAGAAAAGGCTATGTGCTAAACAATGGGCGAATGAGAATTTATATAAAATAG